In Vicugna pacos chromosome 10, VicPac4, whole genome shotgun sequence, the following proteins share a genomic window:
- the SCGB1A1 gene encoding uteroglobin isoform X1 has translation MKLTVTLALVILTLFCSPASTEVCSGLIEVIKNLFVGTLSSYEAALETFNLAKDEKDSGIQTKMLVDTLPQKAKDSILKFMVPSTLCTHCPAEDSTGQNNKKPTVCLGFRS, from the exons ATGAAGCTCACTGTTACCCTCGCCCTGGTCATTCTGACTCTCTTCTGCAGCCCTG CTTCTACAGAGGTCTGTTCAGGCCTTATAGAGGTCATTAAAAACCTCTTCGTGGGCACACTTTCCAGTTATGAGGCTGCACTTGAAACTTTCAACCTTGCCAAAGACGAGAAAGACTCGGGGATCCAGACGAAGATGCTGGTGGACACCCTGCCCCAGAAGGCCAAGGACAGCATATTAAAGTTCATGGTACCCAGCACCCTCTGCACCCACTGCCCAGCAGAGGATTCCACAG gacaaaataataaaaagcccACAGTGTGCTTAGGATTTAGAAGCTGA
- the SCGB1A1 gene encoding uteroglobin isoform X2 yields the protein MKLTVTLALVILTLFCSPASTEVCSGLIEVIKNLFVGTLSSYEAALETFNLAKDEKDSGIQTKMLVDTLPQKAKDSILKFMDKIIKSPQCA from the exons ATGAAGCTCACTGTTACCCTCGCCCTGGTCATTCTGACTCTCTTCTGCAGCCCTG CTTCTACAGAGGTCTGTTCAGGCCTTATAGAGGTCATTAAAAACCTCTTCGTGGGCACACTTTCCAGTTATGAGGCTGCACTTGAAACTTTCAACCTTGCCAAAGACGAGAAAGACTCGGGGATCCAGACGAAGATGCTGGTGGACACCCTGCCCCAGAAGGCCAAGGACAGCATATTAAAGTTCATG gacaaaataataaaaagcccACAGTGTGCTTAG